A segment of the Halovivax limisalsi genome:
GACTGGGGGCAACCGGTGATCACGCTCGACGAGGGCGAAGCACTCTGGAAGTAGTCGTCAACGGGCATGGACAATTCGGAATACGATCGATATCGCCTCAGGCCGCAACCAACCTGTACGCGCCGCCGTCCGTGTCGCCGCCGTCCGGATCGGGAGCGCGCTCGGCGTAGTAGATCGCGCCGTCGTGGACCAGCGGCGTGGACGTGACGACGCCGTCGTGATCGACGTGCCAGCGCTCGTCGCCGGTGTCGGAGTCGACCGCGTAGAGCGTCTGGTCCTTCGAGCCGAAGACCACGGTGTCGGCACAGACCGTGATCGAGCCGGTCAGGGGCCGACCCGTCTGGTACTGCCACTCGATGTCGCCGTCGTCGGCATCGAGCGCGTAGCAGTTCCCGTCGTGACTGCCGGCGAAGACGAGGTGGCGAACCGGATCGACGCCGGGGCCCGTCATGGAGAGGCCGCCGGTCTCGAGGTGCCAGTCCTCGGTCCCGTCCTCGAGGTCGACGCGATAGATGCGCTCGTCCCAGGAGCCGAAGAACGCGCCGCCGTCGTAGGTCGCGATCGGGCCCTTGATCTCGCCCTTCGTGCCGTTGTCGGGCTCGGTGTCGAACGTCCAGACGTGTTCGAGCGAGGGGTACTCCCAGCCGTAGAGGCTGCCGTCGTTCGAGCCCAGCACCATCCGGCCCGTCTTGGGGTCGATCGCCGGCGTCGAGTGCGGGTGATCCGTCGGGAGGTGGTTTGGATCCTCCCAGAGCACGTCGCCCGTCTCGGGATCGAGCGCGAACGTGCTCCCCTCCGGGTCGGCGTACTCGACCGCCACGAAGAGGCGCTCGCCGTCGTGCTTCGGACTCGAGCCGATCGACCCGCCCAGCTCCTCCGCCCAGACGGGATCGCCGGTCTCGACGTCGAACGCGTAGCAGACGCCGTCGTACGCGCCGATGTAGACGCGCCCGTCTGCGACGACCGGCGTGCCGTGGATGCCCCGGCCGTCCATGTCGGTCTCGGCGCGCCACAGCTCCTCGCCGTCGCTCGAGAGCGCTCGCAGGAGGCCGTTGTCGCCGCCGATGACGACGCCGTCGTCGGGCAGGGGGACCGCGCTCGCCTTCGCCGCGGTGTGAGTGCCCGTGTTCACTTCCGGGACTCGCCAGTCCCGTTCGACCGTCGACGGCACCGTCGCATCGGGTTCGTAGCCCCAGTTCTCGAGCGAGCGACGGAACTGTCGGACGCCCTCGGGTCGCGTCTGCTCGTCGGGCTCGCCCGAGGCGCCGCGGACCGGCGTCCCCGGATCCTGCGGGAGCTGACAGCCGGCCAGCGCGGCAAGCCCGGAGACCGTCGTCGCCTGCAGGACAGTCCGCCGAGAAACCTTTCGCGTCATTGCCCGAACGCTCTCACCCGACCCGTATCTGTCTTTCCCACTTGGTCACCGGCACTCGTCGTTACGTCGGCTATCCGACGCCCGGATTTCCGATCTATATCGGCGGCCCCCGATCGTCCGTCCCGTCCGATCGGATCGCCTCGATCGAGTCGTCGATCTCCGCGACCGCCAGCTGGACGAAGCGCTCCGCCGGTAACCCCGGGGTGACGTCGACCGTCACCATCGCGTCGCAGTCGTCGACGATCTCGGGCGCCCACCAGCCCCGCGCCAGCTTCGAGACGTCCGTGACGACCGCTTCCGCCCGGATCGCTTCCTCGTCGTCCGGGCCGTCTGCGGCCTCGTCGTCCGTTCCGTTCGCGCCGTCCGCGCCGCTGGCCGTTTCGTCCGTCCCGACGTCGTTCGTCTCGTCTGCTCCGTCCGCTGTCGGCTGGACGGTGACGAAGGCCGTCGCCCGATTCCACAGCTGGGCCGGGCTGGTCGTCACCTCCGCGTAGAGGTCCGCCAGTTCCGTCTCCTGGACGGACTCGGTTTGGATCTCCTCGCGAAGCCGCTCGAGCGCGGCGATCTTGGTCTCCGCAGGCACGCCATCGGTCACGCGCGATCCCTCCGGTAGCGCCGCATCATACACACCGCCTGTGAGTTCGCCACGGCCCTAACGCTTGGGCTTCCCGACCGGCCGCGCGCCTCGCTCGTCACCGCCCGATCGAGCGTCCCGGCGGAGGCGAACCGGGTCGCTCGATCGAAGATATCGTTCCGTCGAGCGGGAATTCTCAGTATACCAACAGTGCGCTGCGGCTATTTCATTTTCCATAAAAATTACTGGAGCGTAATTATTTTTATTCGCGTTTAGGAATGGTTGTATATAGTAGGAGTGCGATCGGTATGGTGTCAGCCATCGATTCCCACGGCTGGCGGAGACTACCATGCACTACCAATTCACCGGTCGGCTGTGTGTTCGTCCGTGTCCCGAACTGACTCGCCCGCTCGCGGGGTCGACGATCGTCCTCTATCGGCCGGATGAGGACCTCGACCCGGCGCTGGCCGCCGCCCGTCCGAAGCGGAGCTTCGACGCGGTGTCGCCGGCCCAAGACGACCTCCCGGCGATCGGCGACGCCGAGATCGACGAGGGAGGACGCTTCGAGGTGTCGATCGACGAGAAAGCTTACGACGGCGGCCCGGTCGTGATCGCCGTCCTCGTCGACGATCCCGCGGGGCGCGAGGACGTCTCGCCCGTCGAGCACGCGATCACGGTCCACGAACCCGAGTGGGAGGAGTCGGAGACCGGGCAGATCGCTCGGTGGGAGTACTGCCTCACCGAGAAGCAGTGGTGTCACGTCCTCGAGCAGCTGTCGTGCCGGATGGTCTGTGGTCGGGTGCTCGACTGCGGTGCCCAGGAAGAGACCCCGATCCCCGGGGTGACCGTCCGCGCCAGGGACGCCGACATCGTCCAGCACGAAGCGCTCGGATCGGCCGTTACGGCCGGCGACGGCGGCTACACCATCTACTACACCGAGTCGGATTTCGAGGAGGTGCCGCCGCCGTTCCTGCCGGTCGAACTGACGCACGGACCGGACCTGTTCTTCGAGGTGGAGACCGCCGGCGGCGACCCGCTCCTCGAGGAGGGTCCGTCGGACGGTCGCGAGCCAGGCCGGGAGGACGTCGGCCGGTGCGCCCACGCCGACCTCTGCGTCGACCTCCCGGGGGAGGCAGCCCAGATGGCCTGGTTCAGCGTCGGGAGCGCGTTCGACGTCCCGGACGCGGACTCGCTCAACGACTTCGACGCCGCGGGCTACGCCGGCGCGAAGAAGTGGGCGCTGTTCGGAACCCTCTCGATGCGAGGCAACACGCCGTCGGTGACCGATCCGGATTACGACGACGTCCAGTACCGCTTCCGCTTCGCCGAATCGACCGCGGAAAACGACGACCCGGCGATGGACGAGGCCGCGTTCACCGATGCGGTCGGCGACATCGATAACGCCGACGCCTTCCGGCGGACGAAGATCGGCGTGGCCGTCCGGTACGCCCCCTTCGACTTCTTCCCCGTCCACGCGCGACAGGCCGACGTCGACGAGGACGGCTGGCTGAGCGTCGACAGCGCGCTGTCGAACTCCGCGCCGGACGACGTCGACCCCGCGGCCTACGAGTTCTACGACAACGACTCGCTCATGCGCGTCGACACGACCGCACTCACCACTCAATCGAACCCCGCCGACGCGTCGGTCGATCCGGGCGACCCGTTCCCGGCCGACGAGACGGTCGACGTCGAGCGCTTCGCAGTCCGGTTCGAGGCCCGGGTCGTCGAGTCCGACGGCTCCGTCACGCCCGTCCCGGCCAGCGGCCAGACGCTCAACCGCGCCGTCGTCGACAACAGCGGGACCTTCGGCGCCCTCGAGATCGCGGAACTCGCGGGCGACTCCTGCGACCCGATCACGACCGACGGCGTCACGGCCGCCTACACGATCTACCACCCGCACCCGGGCAGCGCCCAGCTCCGGCTGATCGCTAACGACGAGGACGAGACCGACGCCAGCGCCTGGACCGAGATCGACGACCCGGCCGGGACGTCCGAACTGTCGTTCGTCCGCGGCGAAGAGAGCGGAGCCGATCTGTTGGCACTCGACGGGGAGTCGTACAACGGCTCGCTCGACGTCTCGGGCGAGGTATCCAGGCCGTGTACGTACATGCTCGAGTTGCGCACCCAGCGCCGGCTCCACAACGGCAACACGGCCGCCGATTCAGGCTGGCAGACCCACCGGCTGGTGGCGTTTCACGCCGAGGAACCGTGAGTAGCGAGGATTGAGCGAACGGCGCAGTCGTGAGCGAAATCCTCGGTATCGCGAGCGGGGAGGAACGACCCGCGAGCAGCGAGATTCGGAGCGTGCGCGGTTCAGAGCGAACGGCGCAGTCGTGAGCGAAAATCCTCGGTATCGCGAGCGGATCCGACACGCACTCCGACTGTACGACGATCTCTCGACGCAGGCCGCCGCTGCAGTCGGCGACGCCCCAGGACACGCCGACCGACGATGCCGCCTGCAACGGACGGCACCGGTCCCGACGCCCATCGACGGCCGTATCGACGGATCCACGATCGAGTGTGCACAGGAGGCGTTCACTCGATCCGGAGGTCGCCGTCACCGCCGGAGTCGTCCGTCGCGTCTTCGGGCCACTCGAGTTCGAACTCGACGCTCAACTCGCCGGGACCGTCGGTCGGCCCCTCGCGTTCGGCTTTGACCTCGAACGTCGGCTTGGCGGGCGGTTCCATCGTGACCGACTCGTTCCCCGCGCTCAGCGTGATCGCCTCTCCGGCGTCCAGCTTGTCGGCGATCGATCGGAGGGTGGCCGCGACGTCAGCTCGTGACTGTCGGGATTCGGACTTGAACAGCACTTCTTCGGGCATGCTTCGATAGAGGCGTCCTCGACGTATGAACCGTCCGGTCCGTATGTGTCAGGTCGAACGGCCCAATTGAACACGATAAAGGTTTCATTTCTGGATCAAATAACCATAGATTCTTGTAATCAAATATTGGAATCACGGACTGTCACGCCAGATTGGCACCCTCAGGGCGGCCGACGGTGCCGGTGGCCGTGACTTCCTGGCTGAGAGTCATGACACGGAATACAGACGCCGACGACGGAACGTATCGACTCGATCGCCGATCCGCCATGAAATTGGCGAGCGTCGCGGGCCTCGGAGCGGTGTTCGGGACCGTCTCCAGCTCCGGCGAGGAGGCGCCAGCGCCGATCGACCCGGGTCGCGAACCGCCGTGGGACGATCGCGAGTCGGCGTCCGATCGCTGGGCGCGCGACCGGTGGTTCGTCGCGTTCGAGGGTGAACCGCGGGTTCGCGGCGGGGATCCAACCGCCCGAGCGAACGAGCGGGCCCGGTTCCGCGCCGACGTGCGAGCCGAGGGCCTGGACGTGGCCGAGCGCCGCGACTTCACCCGCCTGTGGAACGGTCTCTCGGTGACCGCCGACCTCGGCGACGCCGTGGCGATGACGGCGCTCGATAGCGTCGAGGCGGTCTACCCGGTCGCGATCGTCGACCGGCCGGACCCCGAGGACGCGGAACTCATGCTGGAGACCGCCCTGTCGATGACGGGAGCCGACGTCGCGCAGTCCGAACTCGGCCTGACGGGCGAGGGCCTCTCGGTCGCGGTGGTCGACACCGGCGTCGACTACAACCACCCCGACCTGGGCGGGAGCGGCGACGAGTCGGTCGTCTACACCGCCGAGAGCGCGGACGACCGGACGCTGACCGGCCCCGACGGCGAAGCGCATCCGCGAATCAGTCACGGCTGGGACTACGTCGGCGCCGGATTCGACCCGAGCGATCCGGGAGCCGACGAACCCGATCCGGACCCCGACCCGATGGATCCGCAGGGCCACGGCACGCACGTCAGCGGCATCGTGGGCGCCGACGCGGCCGACGACGAGGGGGTGACGGGCGTCGCGCCCGAGGCCACCCTCGGCGCGTACAAGATCTTCGACACGGGCTCGAGCACGGCCGACGTCATCGTTGCCGCGCTGGAGGACGCCCACGCGGACGGGATGGACGTCGTGAACATGTCGCTCGGGGCGAGCCTGCAGTGGGGTCAGGCGTACCCGACGACGGCGGCGAGCAACGAACTCGTCTCGCAGGGCGTCGCGGTCGTCAACTCCGCCGGGAACGACGCCGACCTCGGCGCCTGGAGCATGAGCGCGCCGGCGAACGCCCACGACGTGATCAGCGTCGCCAGCGCCGAGAACACGCATCTCACGGCCACCGGCTTCGGGGTCGACGCGCTGGAGGATCCCGTTCCCTATCTCGAACTCTCCGGGGCGGAACTGCCGCCGACCGAGGGCGAATCCGCCTCGCTGGCGCTGCCGGCCGAGAGCGAGATGGGCGGCGAGACGGGCTACTTCGGCTGCGACCCAACCGACTTCGAGGACTTCCCCGCGGACCACGTCGCCCTGATCGAACGGGGCCACTGCGCGTTCGCCCAGAAGTACCAGAACGCCGTCGAAGCGGGCGCGACGGGCGTCGTCATCTTCAACAACGTCGCCGGGCTGTTCAACGGGACGATCCAGGACGCCGGCGTCGAGGGCGTCTGGGGCGCGGCCGTTAGCGACGCCGACGGGGCGGCGCTGGTCGACCTGCTGGAATCGGGCGAGACGGTCACCCTCACGTTCACCGACGAGGAGGTGACGGTCCCGAACCCGAACGGCGGCTTGCTATCGTCCTTTTCCTCGTACGGGCAGGACGTCGAACTCGCCTTCGGCCCGAGCGTCACCGCCCCCGGCGGGCTGATCACGTCGACCTACCCGCTGGCACAGGGCGGCTACGCCATGCTCTCGGGCACGTCGATGGCCGCGCCGCACGTCGCGGGAAGCGTCGCGTTGTTGCTCGAAGCCGAGCCCGACCTCGACCCGATCGACGTCCGCGACCGCCTGCAGAACCTCGCCGAACCGCAGCCGTGGTCGCTCGCGCCCGACACCGGTTACCTCGATCACTCGTTCCGGCAGGGGGCGGGCATGCTCCAGATCGACGACGCGATCACTGCGGACCAGCGTCTCGCGCCGGGCCAGCTCTCGCTTGGCGACGGCACGGAGACCGACGCGACGGTCACCCTCACCAACGAGGGCGAGACCGACGTCACGTACGAACTCGGCCACGAGGGAACCGTCGGCACCGCCGTCAACACCTTCTCGCCCAGCTTTTTCCTGCCCGGCAGCGCGCTCGATGGTCCGGAGACCGTGACCGTCCCCGCCGGCGGATCGATCTCGGTCGACCTGACGATCACCGCACCGGACAACGGATTGCCGAACCACCAGTACGGCGGCTACGTCACGTTCACCCCGACCGACGACGACCACGACGCCCTCCGGGTCCCCTACAGCGGCTACGAGGGCGACTACCAGGACCTCCCGCTGTTCGGCTACTACGAGTACGTCGACGGCGAGGCCGTCTTCGTCGAACGGGAGCCACGCCTCCAGCAGTCCATCGACCGGATCGTCGACGGCGAGGCCGTCGCCGTCGTCGAAGCCTTCTTCGGTCACTTCCCGCAGGAACTGCGGCTCACGGCCGAGCACGAGCGGACCGGACACACGTTCACCGTCCTCGAACAGTCCTACGTCTCGCGAAGTCCCGACCCCGAGACCTACACCGAGTACGTCTGGGACGGCCGGACGGCGGCCGGCGAGAGCGACAACCGACGACCCGTCCCGAAAGGTCGGTATACCCTGACCCTCGAGGCGCTCCGCACCCTCGGCGATCCCGAGAATCCCGAGCACTGGGACACCTGGGAGTCGCCATCGTTCTACGTCTCGCCGCCAGGCCAGCGCGCGCCAGGGAGTGGGCGTTCGAGTTCCGGGGTACCCGCCGACGAGTGATCGGCTAGTCGGCTGGTTCGCTCCGGTACTGCGTTTCCCATCCGGTCGATTGCTCCTTGGTCGACATCCCTACCGATCGTCGCGCAACTCCTTTGTACACACAAATACAAACACAACATATGGGGACGAAGACCATCGGGGTACAAGAGGACGTTTACGAGCGCTTACGGGCGCGAAAGCGCGAAGACGAGAGCTTCACCGACCTGCTCGATCGATTGATGGACGAATCCCGCACTGACTGGCGCGACACGTTCGGCCGCCTCCCGGACGAGGACGCAGCCGACCTCGAAGCAGCGGTGCAAACCGCCAGGGAGCAATCCAGCGGTGGATACGCCGACCGACAACGGAGGGCCATCGAGGCGTTTGCAGACGTTGGGACGGACTCGACCGAGGGATCGGATGACACGTAAGCTCCTGGATACGACCTTCCTGATCCATCACTGGGGCGGTCACGACGACGTCGCGACGTACCTCGAGTCCCAGCCCGCAGACGCGACGTTCTTCACGACGACCCTGAATCTCAAAGAGATCGCCGTCGGCCGACGTCTCGTCGATCAGTTCGACGCCGCGGAGATCCGACGGCAGTTCGAGTGGATCCGGACCGTCCCGGTCACGGAGTCGGTCGCGTGGGAGACGGCAGCGCTCGAAGCACCGCTCTATGCCGACGAAACGATCCAGCGCGATCGGATTAACTCGCTCTCTATCGACGCACTCGTCGCCGGCGCGGCGGCCGAGTTAGGCGCGACGGTGGTTTCGAAAAACGTTACGGACTTCGAAACCCTCGACGTTCCCGTCGAATCGTACTGAGGTCCGTCGGCCGGGCTAGTAATTCACGTAGGCGGTCTTGCTGATCGTGAAGAAGTCCAGCCCGGCCTCGCCCTGTTCGCGGAACGTCTCGCTCGAGGAGGCCTTCAGCCCGCCGAAGGGGACGTGGAGTTCGACGCCGGTCGTCCGCTCGTTGACCTTCACGACGCCGGCCTCGATCTCGTCGACGAAGCGGTTGGCCTCCGTGAGGTCGTCGGTGACGATCCCGGCCGAGAGGCCGTACCGGACGTCGTTCGCGATCTCCAGGGCCTCGTCGAAGCCGCTCGTCGGAATGGCGGCGACGACCGGCCCGAAGATCTCCTCCTGGGCGATCCGCATCTCGGAGTCGACGTCGGAGAAGACGGTCGGCTCGACGAAGTGGCCGTCCGCGAACCGATCGCCCTCCGGCACGCCGCCGCCCGTTTCGAGCGTCGCGCCCTCGCGCGTGCCGGCGTCGACGTAATCGAGCGTCCCGTCGCGTTCGGACTCGCTGACCTGCGGCCCCATCCGGTAGCCGTCGAGGCCCGGTCCGATCTCGATCGATTCGGCCCGTTCGACCAGCCGATCGACGAACTCGTCGTACCGGGACTCGTGGACGATCGCGCGCGACGTGGCCGTACAGGCCTGGCCCGTGACGCCGAAGGCGCCGCCGGCGACGACGTCGACGGCCGTCTCGAGGTCGGCGTGCTCGCTCACGACGACGGGGTTCTTCCCGCCCATCTCGAGCTGGATCCGCTTGCCGTCGGGCGCCGCCGCCTCGCGGAGGCTCTCGCCGACCATCGTGCTCCCGGTGAACGAGACGGCGTCGACGTCCGAGTGCGTGGCGAGCGCGTCGCCCACTTCGCTCCCGGGACCCGTGACGTAGTTGAGCGCACCGTCGGGCAGGCCCGCCTCGTCCAGTTCCTCGACGATCGCGGCGGAGACGGCCGGCGCGAGCGTCGCGGGCTTGAAGACGGCGGTCGCGCCCGCGGCCAGCGCCGGCGCGATCTTCCAGGCCGGGATCGCGATCGGGTAGTTCCACGGCGTGATCAGCGCCGCCACGCCGATGGGTTCCTCGACCGTGTAGAGTCGGCGATCGGGCGAACTCGACCCGCTGACGGTGCCGCCGATGTCCCGGGCCTTCCCGGCGTAGTAGCCGAAGATGTCGATCGCTCGCTGGACCTCGCCCGCGGCCTCGGGTTCGGCCTTGCCCTCCTCGCGGACGAGCGTCTCCGTCAGTTCCTCGCGCCGGTCGCGGAGCGCTCGCGCGGTCCGTTCGAGGATTCGCCCGCGCTTCGGCCCTGGCGTGTCCGCCCACTCGTCGGCCGCAGTCGCCGCGGCCTCGACCGCCCGGTCCGCGTCGGCCGCGCTCGATTGCTGGAATCGCCCGACGACCTCGTCCGGCGCCGCCGGATTCGCGGTCTCGAACGTTTCACCGGTCTCCGAGTCGACCCACTCGCCGTCGACGTAGTTCTGGAACGTGGTTGGCATCGTGTCACAACGACACCGCCGACGATTACACGCCTTTCGGTCGTCCGCGCGAGCGGTGAGGCCGCCGAAAGGCTTTGGTCGTCCGGCCGAAATCGGCCCACGAGATGCGATACTACCGGAGCGAGTGGGGGACGAGCGCTCGTCACCTGCTCGCCGTCGACGGCGACACGGCGTACGACCTGACGTCGGCGAACGCATCGATGCGGGGATTCTCCGACCTCGCCCGCGCGAGTGAGCTGACGGGGGTGCCGGTCGACGACATCGCGCGCCGGCACCGCGGCGACGCACCGACCGTCGACCGGGCCGCGATCGAGGGGACGGAACTGGTCCCCGTCGAGGCCGCGGAGGTGTGGGCCGCCGGCGTCACCTACGCGATCAGCGAACAGGCGCGCGAGGCCGAGAGCGACATGCCGCAGGTCTACCTGGACGTCTACGAGGCCGACCGGCCCGAACTCTTCTTCAAGTCGACCGCTCGACGGACCGTCGGCCCCGGCGAGCCGATCGGCATCCGGGAAGACTCGGACTGGAACGTGCCCGAGCCGGAGCTCGGGGTCGTGCTCCACCGCGGCGAGATCGTCGGCTACACGATCGGGAACGACGTCAGCAGCCGCGAGATCGAGGGCGAGAACCCGCTCTACCTCCCGCAGGCGAAGCTCTACGACCGCTCCTGTGCCATCGGCCCCTGCGTCGCCTCGACCGACCGGATCGACGACCCCCACGATCTCGACCTCTCGATGACGATCCGCCGCAGCGGTGCGGTCGTCTACGACGGGTCGACCGCGACGAGCGAGCTGGTCCGCACCTGCGAGGAACTCGTCTCGCACCTCCGGCGGCACAACACCCTGCCCGAGACGACCGTGCTGCTGACCGGCACCTCGCTGGTTCCGGACGACGACTTCACCCTGCAGGACGGCGACGTCGTCTCGATCTCGATCGAGGGGATCGGGACGCTCGAAAACCCCGTGAGTACGGTGTGAAACCTGGCGCGTGAATGGGTTCGGTGCTGGATCGCTGCTGTAGACGGTTCCACTATACGGTTAGCTGGGTCTCGAGATCACGGTCTGATTCACCGGCCGAACTGTCAACTAGCGCTACAGCCAACTGCAACGCAAATGGACACCCCGACCGAACGGATCCGGGTTACCGAAGCGGTTGTGCGAGAGATCGAGCGGCGGCGCCGCGACGGTGAGAGTGACAACGATGTCCTCGAACGCGTCCTTTCCGACGACCGAGACCTCCTATTCGGTGCGGGATTCTGGTCGAACGAAACCGCCGAACGCGTTCGCGAGGGGCGGCGAGCGGCGAAAGCGAAATCACAGGATCGACAGTGACGGACGGGTTACGTGGACACGAGCGTCCCGATATCGTATCGCGTCCGTCATCGCGATATCCGCTTGGGTCGATCCCGCCGTTCCGCACTCGGTCAGTTCCTCACTCGAAGACCGTCCGATCGATCGCGTTCGCGTCGATGTAGTCCCAGTCGTAGGAGACGCCGAGGCCGGGGCCGTCGGGGACCGGGACGGTGCCGTCGGCATCGATAGCGTCGAGCTGATCTGAATAGTCACCATCGTAGATCGGCGGCTGCGTATTTGGACAGTCGGGGTGGACCAGCGCGATCTCGTAGTAGTTCGCGTTGCGCGTCGCCGCGATGCAGTGACGGTGAGCGGGTCCGGGCGCGTGAACCTCGACGTCGAGGCCGAATCCCTCGGCGATCCGGGCGCGCTTCATCGCGCCGGTGATCCCGCCGTCGTACTCGGGGTCCGCGCGGGCGAAGTCCGTCGCCCCGCTCGCGAGGAAGTCCGCGTACGGTTCGAGCCCCCGGACGTGCTCGGTCAGGAGGAGCGGCGTCTCGAGCGCTTCGCGCAATTTGTTGTGGGCGTGCTGGGAGATGCCGCCGTCCCGATAGGGATCCTCGTACCAGACGTACTCCTGTTCGTCGCAGGCGCGGCCGACGCGGAGCGCGTCGGCGTAGGTCTCGTACTCGCAGGCCGGATCGTGCATGAGGTCCATCTCGTCGCCCACACGCTCGCCGACGGCGCGGACGGTCTCGACCTCGCGGTCGATATCCCGCCGCGCGTCGCTGCCGCCCCAGCCATGGATCTTGAAGCCGCCGTAGCCCAGTTCCAGGCACGCTTCGGCGAAGTCGGCGTAGGCCTCGGGCGAGTCGAGGCCGCCCGCGTCGTCGGCGTGGTAGGTCGAGGCGTAGGCGGGCAGGCGCTCGCGGTAGGTGCCGAGCAGTTCGTGAATCGGCGCGTCGTAGCGCTTGCCCGCCAGATCCCACAGCGCGATGTCGAGCGGTCCGATCCCCATCCGGTCGTACTTGCGCAGGCCGCGTTTGAGCTCGCTCCAGTGGCGTTCGCGTTCGAGCGGGTTCTTCCCGACGAGGTAGGACGCGCACGTTTCGACCTGGTCCGGCGCGGTCGAGGTGACGAGGACGTACTCGCCGGCGACGCCCGCGTCGGTCTCGACCCGGATCGCGAGCGTCGAACTCTCCAGCGTCGAACCCGGCTCGTAGACCAGGTTGAAGCCGTTGTCGTCCGTGCCGACGTCCGCGAGCGGGTACCCGAACTCGGTCAGTTCGATCCGAGTGATTTCCGGGGCCGTCTCCGCTCTCGTTTCCGGGGCCATACCGCCACTGGTGAGCGAGTCGGCAAAAGGATTCGCCGCGTTCTCAGACCCGCCCGATGACCTCGGACTCCATCGCCTCGACGAACGTCTCCTGATCGGGACTCGACGAGAGGAGTTCGACCTCGTCGAAGCCCGCCTCGGCGAGCGAGGCGAGTTTCTCGCGGATCTCGGCGGGG
Coding sequences within it:
- a CDS encoding PQQ-binding-like beta-propeller repeat protein; this encodes MTRKVSRRTVLQATTVSGLAALAGCQLPQDPGTPVRGASGEPDEQTRPEGVRQFRRSLENWGYEPDATVPSTVERDWRVPEVNTGTHTAAKASAVPLPDDGVVIGGDNGLLRALSSDGEELWRAETDMDGRGIHGTPVVADGRVYIGAYDGVCYAFDVETGDPVWAEELGGSIGSSPKHDGERLFVAVEYADPEGSTFALDPETGDVLWEDPNHLPTDHPHSTPAIDPKTGRMVLGSNDGSLYGWEYPSLEHVWTFDTEPDNGTKGEIKGPIATYDGGAFFGSWDERIYRVDLEDGTEDWHLETGGLSMTGPGVDPVRHLVFAGSHDGNCYALDADDGDIEWQYQTGRPLTGSITVCADTVVFGSKDQTLYAVDSDTGDERWHVDHDGVVTSTPLVHDGAIYYAERAPDPDGGDTDGGAYRLVAA
- a CDS encoding amphi-Trp domain-containing protein; amino-acid sequence: MPEEVLFKSESRQSRADVAATLRSIADKLDAGEAITLSAGNESVTMEPPAKPTFEVKAEREGPTDGPGELSVEFELEWPEDATDDSGGDGDLRIE
- a CDS encoding S8 family serine peptidase; its protein translation is MTRNTDADDGTYRLDRRSAMKLASVAGLGAVFGTVSSSGEEAPAPIDPGREPPWDDRESASDRWARDRWFVAFEGEPRVRGGDPTARANERARFRADVRAEGLDVAERRDFTRLWNGLSVTADLGDAVAMTALDSVEAVYPVAIVDRPDPEDAELMLETALSMTGADVAQSELGLTGEGLSVAVVDTGVDYNHPDLGGSGDESVVYTAESADDRTLTGPDGEAHPRISHGWDYVGAGFDPSDPGADEPDPDPDPMDPQGHGTHVSGIVGADAADDEGVTGVAPEATLGAYKIFDTGSSTADVIVAALEDAHADGMDVVNMSLGASLQWGQAYPTTAASNELVSQGVAVVNSAGNDADLGAWSMSAPANAHDVISVASAENTHLTATGFGVDALEDPVPYLELSGAELPPTEGESASLALPAESEMGGETGYFGCDPTDFEDFPADHVALIERGHCAFAQKYQNAVEAGATGVVIFNNVAGLFNGTIQDAGVEGVWGAAVSDADGAALVDLLESGETVTLTFTDEEVTVPNPNGGLLSSFSSYGQDVELAFGPSVTAPGGLITSTYPLAQGGYAMLSGTSMAAPHVAGSVALLLEAEPDLDPIDVRDRLQNLAEPQPWSLAPDTGYLDHSFRQGAGMLQIDDAITADQRLAPGQLSLGDGTETDATVTLTNEGETDVTYELGHEGTVGTAVNTFSPSFFLPGSALDGPETVTVPAGGSISVDLTITAPDNGLPNHQYGGYVTFTPTDDDHDALRVPYSGYEGDYQDLPLFGYYEYVDGEAVFVEREPRLQQSIDRIVDGEAVAVVEAFFGHFPQELRLTAEHERTGHTFTVLEQSYVSRSPDPETYTEYVWDGRTAAGESDNRRPVPKGRYTLTLEALRTLGDPENPEHWDTWESPSFYVSPPGQRAPGSGRSSSGVPADE
- a CDS encoding antitoxin VapB family protein, coding for MGTKTIGVQEDVYERLRARKREDESFTDLLDRLMDESRTDWRDTFGRLPDEDAADLEAAVQTAREQSSGGYADRQRRAIEAFADVGTDSTEGSDDT
- a CDS encoding type II toxin-antitoxin system VapC family toxin yields the protein MTRKLLDTTFLIHHWGGHDDVATYLESQPADATFFTTTLNLKEIAVGRRLVDQFDAAEIRRQFEWIRTVPVTESVAWETAALEAPLYADETIQRDRINSLSIDALVAGAAAELGATVVSKNVTDFETLDVPVESY
- a CDS encoding aldehyde dehydrogenase family protein, with amino-acid sequence MPTTFQNYVDGEWVDSETGETFETANPAAPDEVVGRFQQSSAADADRAVEAAATAADEWADTPGPKRGRILERTARALRDRREELTETLVREEGKAEPEAAGEVQRAIDIFGYYAGKARDIGGTVSGSSSPDRRLYTVEEPIGVAALITPWNYPIAIPAWKIAPALAAGATAVFKPATLAPAVSAAIVEELDEAGLPDGALNYVTGPGSEVGDALATHSDVDAVSFTGSTMVGESLREAAAPDGKRIQLEMGGKNPVVVSEHADLETAVDVVAGGAFGVTGQACTATSRAIVHESRYDEFVDRLVERAESIEIGPGLDGYRMGPQVSESERDGTLDYVDAGTREGATLETGGGVPEGDRFADGHFVEPTVFSDVDSEMRIAQEEIFGPVVAAIPTSGFDEALEIANDVRYGLSAGIVTDDLTEANRFVDEIEAGVVKVNERTTGVELHVPFGGLKASSSETFREQGEAGLDFFTISKTAYVNY
- a CDS encoding fumarylacetoacetate hydrolase family protein is translated as MRYYRSEWGTSARHLLAVDGDTAYDLTSANASMRGFSDLARASELTGVPVDDIARRHRGDAPTVDRAAIEGTELVPVEAAEVWAAGVTYAISEQAREAESDMPQVYLDVYEADRPELFFKSTARRTVGPGEPIGIREDSDWNVPEPELGVVLHRGEIVGYTIGNDVSSREIEGENPLYLPQAKLYDRSCAIGPCVASTDRIDDPHDLDLSMTIRRSGAVVYDGSTATSELVRTCEELVSHLRRHNTLPETTVLLTGTSLVPDDDFTLQDGDVVSISIEGIGTLENPVSTV